Genomic segment of Phycisphaerae bacterium:
GCATCCGAGAAATAAATCTGGATACGCAGCGGTCGAGCCAGCAAATAAAAGAGGTCAACATTCTTTCGGCTGTGTGCGGTGCCGCCGTTGAAGAAAGGGAGCTTTTCGTTAATATCCTGCCGCAGGACACCATAATAATTCTCGAAGAGCCGAACGATATCGAAGAGGTCGCGAACGTATTTAGGCAGCGTGCTGAAAAAGCCGAGCGGCTTTACGATTGGCAGGATATTTACAAAGCGATAACAAAATTCACACAACTGCACATCTGCAGATTTGCCACAGCGACACAAGACGAATTTCTTAAGGTCGATATTAAAAGCGTGCAGCGGTTTCAGCACAGGGCCGCTTCATTATGGGCGGGGCATAAGGAGGCCTTGCAGGAATTAGTCAGCGAGGCGAAAGAAGGAAAGAAGGTCTGCCTCTACTGCGAAAGCTCTGCCGAGAACAAGCGGATAACTGAAATTATAACCGAGGGCGGCGAAAGTGTGCCGGCGAACTTTAAACTGCTGCAGGGATTCGTCCATCAGGGATTCGTCATAAACTTTCTCAACACAATCATAATAAGCCACCACGAGCTGTTCGGCCAATATGCGCTGCGGAGACGGCCGCGGATGGTGCAGGCGGGGGCACCGGTGGATACGCTCGCGGATTTACAGGCGGGCGACTACGTGGTGCACGCCTCTTACGGCATCGGTAAGTTTCTGGGAGCAAAAACCATACAGGAAAAAGGCGGCACGTCGGAATATCTCACGATTGAATACGCCGACGGTGCGAAAGTCCAGGTCTCTGTCCGCAATATCGCCTTGGTGCAAAAGTTCATAGGAACAACTCCGAAACGGCCGAAGCTCAGCAAAATCGGCTCGAAGAGATGGCAGAGGCAAAAAGAAAAAGTCGCGCGTTCTGTTCAGGACCTTGCCGGCGAGCTGCTTGAGGTTCAGGCACAGCGTCAGGCAAAAGGCGGGATTGCGTTCGGGGCAGACTCCGCCTGGCAGGCCGAATTCGAAGAGTCGTTCCCTTATCAGGAAACGCCCGACCAGACCGTAGCCTCCGAACAAATCAAGGCGGATATGCGGGAGCCTGTGGCGATGGACAGGCTCCTGTGCGGCGACGTGGGCTACGGCAAGACAGAGCTTGCGATGCGTGCAGCGTTTAAGGCGGTGGAGAACGGAAAGCAGGCAGCCGTGCTTGTGCCTACCACCGTACTGTGTGTGCAGCACGGTAGGACTTTTACCGAACGCTTCGCCGATTTCCCGATTAGCGTCGAGGTCCTCAACCGCTTCAAGACAACAAAGCAGGTGAAAGACATTATCTCGCGGACAAAACGCGGCAGGGTCGATGTGCTGATAGGGACACACCGGCTTTTGAGCAAAGATGTGGGCTTTAAAGACCTCGGGCTTTTAATCATCGACGAGGAACAGCGGTTCGGCGTCACAGACAAGGAAAAGCTCAAAAGACTGCGCTTCGACGTCGATGTCCTCACAATGACGGCCACGCCGATTCCGAGGACGCTGCACCTGTCGCTATTGGGCCTGCGCGATATAAGCTCGCTGACAACTCCGCCGCTGGATAGAAGAAGCATAGTAACGACCGTAACCGCCTACAACGATGAGCTTATAAAAAAAGCAATCTTCCGGGAATTAAATCGCCAGGGACAAGTGTTCTTCCTGCACAATAGAGTTAAGACCATCGAGAAAAAAGCGTGGGAAATCCAAAAGCTGATTGGTGACGCAAAGGTCGCCATCGCACATGGGCAAATGGCCAAGAGCGAGCTCGAAAAAGCGATGATAGATTTTGTGCTCGGCAAAACAGACGTGCTCGTGTGCACGACAATTATCGAATCCGGCCTGGACATCCCGAACGCTAACACGATTTTTATAAACGATGCTGACCGGTTCGGCCTGGCAGAGCTGCATCAGCTTCGCGGCAGGGTGGGCAGGTATAAACACCGGGCTTTCGCGTATATGCTGCTGCCGGCCTCAAGACCGATTACGCCGACCGCCGCGAAACGACTCAAGGCCATCGAAGATTACTCGCACTTGGGCGCGGGTTTTAGAATCGCGCTTCGAGACCTCGAGATTCGCGGCGCGGGCAATATATTGGGGGCCGAGCAATCAGGCCACATTCAAATGGTGGGTTACCAGATGTACTGCGACTTGTTGGCAGATACCGTCAGGAAACTAAAGAATGAGCCCGCCGAAGCCGAACCTGCCGCTGTTATCGATTTGGGTCTGACCTCGTATATACCGAAAAGCTACATACCGTCCGACAGGTACCGGATGGATATTTACCGCAGAATCGCGGTCACAAAGACGACCGAGGACTTGAAGCAGATGGCAAGCGAATTAGCTGACGTGTACGGGCCGGTGCCGGACGAAGTCGAATTGCTGCTGGAGTTGACCGGCATTCGAATAGATGCAGGTAAGCGCAGCATAAAAAGCATCGTCGCCTCCGGAAAAGATTTGATATTTTCATTCAGCAAAGACTCGAATCTGCAGGCCAATTCCCTCTTTGCCGGAGTGAAAGGAACGATACGGACTGCTGACCCGAAAACGGTATATTTACGTCTGCCGCAGAATTATTTTGAGCAGAAGACCCTAATGAACGTTTTGCGAAAGATTCTTAGCACTAATTCATAAAATGGCATATAATAAGCGGCAGGGTAAAGTATATATCTACAAATATTCGGCGAAAGATAAGCTATGCGTAAGTGTGTTTTTCTAACAATGTGGTTGATGTTGCTGACATACGGCTGCGGAGGCAGCAAGCCAAGATTCACCGACGA
This window contains:
- the mfd gene encoding transcription-repair coupling factor produces the protein MADKVARGVGFALEYKAVELRRDKSIREIISRLKTAKGNEGAVKVEGTWGSFAPLLAAYISKELGRPILYIRPHIDDADKAADDLHTFGAEQIETLPAWEGEEELADATDEIRTERLKLVSRVSALVARKNKGQLIIPTSIQAICQPIPKPQAMEKSCLQLQIDKIVPLEQVVEWLVGNGFEGVERVDLPGQFARRGGIVDIYAPLLDSRLRGNDKESDCAQAIRVEFFGDTIESIREINLDTQRSSQQIKEVNILSAVCGAAVEERELFVNILPQDTIIILEEPNDIEEVANVFRQRAEKAERLYDWQDIYKAITKFTQLHICRFATATQDEFLKVDIKSVQRFQHRAASLWAGHKEALQELVSEAKEGKKVCLYCESSAENKRITEIITEGGESVPANFKLLQGFVHQGFVINFLNTIIISHHELFGQYALRRRPRMVQAGAPVDTLADLQAGDYVVHASYGIGKFLGAKTIQEKGGTSEYLTIEYADGAKVQVSVRNIALVQKFIGTTPKRPKLSKIGSKRWQRQKEKVARSVQDLAGELLEVQAQRQAKGGIAFGADSAWQAEFEESFPYQETPDQTVASEQIKADMREPVAMDRLLCGDVGYGKTELAMRAAFKAVENGKQAAVLVPTTVLCVQHGRTFTERFADFPISVEVLNRFKTTKQVKDIISRTKRGRVDVLIGTHRLLSKDVGFKDLGLLIIDEEQRFGVTDKEKLKRLRFDVDVLTMTATPIPRTLHLSLLGLRDISSLTTPPLDRRSIVTTVTAYNDELIKKAIFRELNRQGQVFFLHNRVKTIEKKAWEIQKLIGDAKVAIAHGQMAKSELEKAMIDFVLGKTDVLVCTTIIESGLDIPNANTIFINDADRFGLAELHQLRGRVGRYKHRAFAYMLLPASRPITPTAAKRLKAIEDYSHLGAGFRIALRDLEIRGAGNILGAEQSGHIQMVGYQMYCDLLADTVRKLKNEPAEAEPAAVIDLGLTSYIPKSYIPSDRYRMDIYRRIAVTKTTEDLKQMASELADVYGPVPDEVELLLELTGIRIDAGKRSIKSIVASGKDLIFSFSKDSNLQANSLFAGVKGTIRTADPKTVYLRLPQNYFEQKTLMNVLRKILSTNS